AACTTGACCCATGATTTCTTGAAGAGCCGGACAAAGTTTCCCAGTAACAGCAATTGGTTTGATTGCCCTCCTCGGTATGCTCATTGAAGCATGCATTCCTACTGCTCCGTTTGCTTGAACACCTCCTATACAATCATGCCATATGCCTCATAGTAGGTGCTGGAAATTGTTGAAGAGCAGGAGATTATGTTTTACGCAAATAATTTGAAAGTTCTCAAGGATTCCAATTAGTACTACTTCCTGTGTGGTGTGCTGTCGATGGTTCTTCCTTGCCATGCCGATTCCGGCTAAACTAGGACCAACTGGACTCTTGATGGAGTGGAAACTTCCGATGCTGATCAGTTGCAACCTTCAGGTAGCACGAGGGGCCATTCGACCTGGTGAACAGAAGACGACAAATGCATTTCTAGTTGGCAGCAAAGTACGTTCTCCTTCCTAATGTATAGCTTTATCTGGAAATCTGATCTcctcaaccccccccccccccccaccccccccacccccctcccccccaacCTAATGCTTCTCTTCCTTCTGATTAGGGAACTGAACGCGTTGCCCTCCTCAACCGTTCAACTGCCTTGCTGCTGTCAGCTGGAGTAATATAACTTCTCTCCAATTGCATAACATTATCTCGTCAGCTGGTTCTATTGTAGGTCAGAAACACAAAGGCCTGTTTTGTCAACTTGTGTCCGCTGCATTTGCAGAACCTCATTGAGTCATTGTCAACACCTAGTctaacaagaaaaaagaaattcctCTATCTGTTGCTGAAACATACAGGTATATATGATTGAACCGAGCGGAATACTAGTCTGCGTCTTTCCCTTTCCTAGCAATACAAATTTGTGTTTGCCGACAGGATTAGAATGTGGACTGTACATCATTGTGCACGAATGCCACACTATCTGATCTTTCCTGAGAAGGAACTGGAATAAGAATTGGTTTGGATTTGTGATGGTTGTTGAGAGCTGTCTACTGGTTTCAGGGATCCTCCTTTCCTTGTTTTCAGATGAGTGCCTCATTTCTGCTTTAACAATTATTCAGCATGGGCAcatctattttatttttttcatcccCTTGGACCTATAAAAAAGAAGTAAAGTCAACAGACCATGCACATATATTTTTACTGCTTCTGGGATCAAGTTCCTGGTACTGCCGGCATTCCCAGTTACCGAAGTAGATTACTCCATGATTGACAAAGTTACCATCTTAATATATTTCAATTTAGCCTCTCTCTTTTTTAAGTCGTATTTCACATGCTCACTTGTCAGATCAGACTGGCTAATAACCCATGGACCAATGGTCCATGCGTTAATTTCAAACAGGCTAGTCCCATAAGTTTTGGCTAATAACCTAGCAAAGTCTATCAGTTATTTAATAACGCAGCGATCTGTCAAGATGGGAGCGAATTTATGATATTTTGGTTCCACTTCCATGTGACAGCGACACATTTTGTGGTTTAGTTTTGTGAGATTCAGAGATACTGCGGCACCTTAACTGTCGAATCATCTCGCCTCCCACGATAGCGAGACCACATACCACCTCATTGAAGAAAACATGGAGACACATGCCAAGAGACAAGGTAGCAAGCCTTTGCTTGGTTTCTAATTCTCCACCTTGCTTTCTCTGACAGCATTGTTTAACCATTTCCTAATCCTCTATCATTGGAAGGCGTAACCTTTTGTGGATTGCAGGTATATGGTGCCAAGGTCCCCGTTGCATTCGGCCGGATTTGCGATCTTGCTGGGAGTTAGTAGTTGGCAGCGACATCTTCGTCGTCGATGGGTGCCCGTCTCTTTTGCTAATCAAACTGCGCTGCGGGCATTGGAGCAGAACATTATATTAGGTgatgcatgaatgcatgatCCACTGATCAGGCCCGCACTTCTGCCATCATTGATCTGCCGTCCTGTCGAGCCGACACTTCGCCCCTGCTGTTGTTACCTGTCGCTCTAGCTacttttgcttgcttgcttgcttgcttgctgaaACTTGTGTGGATCTATGCTTCACTCAACAGAGGAAAATAGTCTTTCAGAAAATGGGATTTGAGCTTACATTTATCAACATTCAGAAGATTAGCGGGCAAGACTGGCAGCGGTTTTTCTTTTTCGGCGATGGCGAAGTGGTCTGTGGTCTCACTCCGACACTGCCATCATGTGAGCCGAGCCGTGGAGAGGAGGCGGACAAGGCCGCTGGTGGTACTCTATCGGTCATCAGAGGCAGCACACAGACACAGCATTCCCTTGGTTTGTTTGGCAGCCTACTCGTCGAAACATGCGTTTCGTGCTGCCCATGCGGCCTGAACGACCCCCCGGATGGCCTGCTTCCATCTGGCCCCGCCGCACAGGGGATCAAATGATGACTCGAGCTCCAAAGCTTTGCAGCAAGCAGCCAAACGGAAGAATATCCCGTCACCCCTGACAACCAAAAACGCGCACTCGCAACTAAGGTTGTCAAGATCTGGCCATCTCGGTAGGATTGGATAGCAGAATCGTGGTTCTAACAAGTTTATTTTATTCGCAAaagacttttttttaaaaagaatgcATATAATTTATTGTAAACTTATAATAGATTGTAAAAATATTTAAATGGAACTCAATTATTTTAAAATGTCTCCTATATTAATAATTGCATCACTTAACAATCGTAACATGTGATGAGTAAAAACAGGGCAGGTTAAATTGACAGAACTCAAATTCCCTTGTTTTCCCTCATCTAACCTAATTAGCTTGTTCAaacaatatatatttaaaaaagaGGGAGTATATATTACTCTGTCCAATCACAAATATAAGTTATTTGGAACAATGCTGCAGTTTACCAGGTTAAGCTTTGAGTACTAATTTTATACAAAACTATTATTTTAAGTATAAATAATTGCTAACTAATTTTATGACAGTCAAAGTTCAAATGGTTTGGCTTAAAACCACAACCTAAGATATTATGTTGGTGATTGGGTGACTACCTAATTTAGAGTTTGCTTTTTTTATCAGAATCTTATATAACATTTTACAAAATCCTATGGGATTATTAGAACTTTCGCTTTGGAACATGATACTATGAAATTAAGATATAAAATGAGCTCAGAATCCTGATAAAACTCGGAACATTATTGTAGCAatgaaataaaatattttagttttgtttttatttttattaatcATAGATGGATGGCTTCAAACGGATTGATTTTAATCCAATTGACATATTTGACTTATATAATTTTGTCAATTGATAAATAGATAGTCCTTTAATACAACGTTAGCTCGGAATCCTGTCAAAGCTCCTCTCAAAATCCTTTTTAATGCAATTTTATGTTTGAATGAATGCTTCGTCTCAAAATCCTTTTTAATGCAATTTTATGTTTGAATGAATGCTTCCTCTCAAAATCATAGCCGGCGTGAACTGAAAAGGGCGCATCATGAGCAAACAGAGAGACATACAGACTGTAAATTTCTCTTTCACGTCCACAGCCTTTAAAGCGTGCTGGGCAAAGCGGACGGCTCTCGTGCTCCCTCGTTTCAGATCCGACGGCCAGCACGGTCTCTGCTAGCCTTAAAGCGGAAGCATCCTCGCGCCCCCCGCTCCGGCAGTTACCAGTcggctgctctgctctgctcttgcTGTGGCGTGCcgcccgcctccctcgccgtcgGGTCCGCCCCCCGCGCCCACCATTCATAACCCCCTCAGTCCCCACCTCCCACACCaccctcacctcacctcacctcacctcacgcATTGCACGCCGCGCCGCAGATCGGGAGCGCGCCCCTCTCCCCCTCCAATGGTGAGCGCGTCCAGCCTGCTGCTCCCCTCCTCCGTGCGGGACCTCGCCTCCTGCGTCTCCGACGGCGCCGTCCGCGTCGCCTGCACAACGCCGGCCTCCACGCTCGTCGCCTCCGTCGGCgccgcgggctcctcctccccggccaccATCTCCGTCACCGCCACCTACCACGCCTGCAcctccccgccgctcctcctccgcctcaccTGGGCCCATTCCCCCGTCGGGCCTCCGACGCTCTCCTTCGCCGggcccaccgcctcctcccccgccgtccccctccgccgccgcaagggcacccgctccctcccctcctcctccgacgaccaccaccaccccccgCTCGCCCTCTTCTGGGACCTCACCGCCGCCAAGTATGCCTCCGACTCGTCTCCGGAGCCGGTCTCCGGGTTCTacttcgtcgccgtcgccaacgCGGAGGTCGTGCTCGCGgtcggcgacctcgccgccgagtTCGTGAAGACCAAGTTCGAGGGCCAGATCCCCAAGGCCCGCTTCCTCCCCGTCGCCCGCGCGGACCGCGTCGTGGCGGCGCCCAACGCAATGCACGCCGCGCGGGTCCGCTTCGCGGAGGGCGCGCCGGAGCACGAGGTCACCGTCGgctgcaccaccacctccgggggcggcggcgaggagctctGGGTCAGCGTCGACGGCAAGCGCACCGTGCACGCGCGCAGGCTGCGCTGGAACTTCCGGGGCAACCAGACGGTCTTCGTCGACGGCGCGCCCGTCGACGTCCTGTGGGACCTCCACGGCTGGTGGTTCCGGGACCCGCCCGGGAGCGCCGTCGTGATGCTGCGCGCGAGGAGCGCGCTCGAGAGCAGGCTCTggctcgaggaggaggccgccgcgccgggctTCGCGCTCGTCGTGCAGGCGTTGAGGGCCCCGCCTTGATGGCCAATTCTTCAGGTCAATGCTGCTGCTCACCATGCTTTGCTTCCCCTGGTTTCTTGTCTGTTGACTTGGAAAAATTTGATGGAATTTAGTAAATCCAACCAAACCAAGATGGGAATGGTTGTGCTTACAGTTTAGGCTTATAGATTCTAGTGTGCCAAATGAACGAGTTTGGGAAGATACCATGAAAATGTGGTATACATacagagaggagaggagagattGCTGTGTCgggatcatcttcttctttcttttgctttttcCTGTTTTCCAGATAATCTTAGCTGTGTGCTCGTACAGTTAACAAAGGATTATACTAGAAAATATTagaatgtgtttggtttggtgcTGCATTTCTGTTGTGTGCAAAATGTCAGGTGGTGTACAAAAGCTTGCAAATTTCTGCTTGTTGGACGCTTTGCATCAACGTTTACCTCCATTGCTTCTGGTCTTGACTGTTCTGACGCAATGCTGCAATAACAGTGCTACAAATGAAATGATTCTGGGACAATTTCATGGTGGTAGAGCGGCACTGTGTGCGCCTATAACATGCACTGCATGGATATCTTCATAGATTCCTGCACGCTGCCATCAAATATATCGCACGACCATTCTTTAAGACACACTTGTGCTCCAATTTGGTTCTCAAGTACTGATTCCTGCGATCAACCACATGTTTTGCAGCCATTGTATCATTGCATTTGTCTTTCGCCCTGCCTATGTCGATAATTGCTGCTCTTTGGTCCTTGTAATTTCAACAGCTATATAGCGATGTCCATGTCCCTGTCCTAATTTATCGCCACATGACTGTCTCTGTTTGCAAAGTCTGACGAGGGCGTAAATGTAACGATGCACTTGGTGTTGGTCCCAAGCTGTGCCGGCATGCAACACAAGTGAAGGAGTACGGATTATTGCTTCTCCTTCCCAGATTCTACTCTCGTGAGAGCTTCACTTTCCTGCTGCCTCTCACGAGAGAATAgattctgcatttttttttgggggttTTGTTTCTCTCTGCAGTTTATCTGATACTCCAAGCCAAATTGGCAAATTGGATAGCAGCCGAAAGAGACTGATGATGGTGTCACCCATCATGTGAGCATCATCATATCTGATACTCTATTTTGCCAAGCAACCATGTTGCCACGCTAGGACGAAATTCTCTGTTCTTTGTTTGTGTCTTGTTCTCCTTTTCATTTCccttatttttgtttcttagTAAACCTACTAGTACAACAGCGTGCAACTATGCATGCCTAAACATACGTACATCTGATTATGCTGCAGTATCTTTTTCATGTGTCTGGATTTTAGTTAGACCTTGTCAAGGAATTGGTACAAGAGGTTCATGCTCCATATGACGGTTCTCGGCACGGCAGCCATGGAATCTGGCCAACTTCATCGTGGTTTGTGAGCTGTATTGCCTTGATTTGGTGTTGGAGTTTGACAAATGCAGTGTTGCTTTCAAGTTATGCAATGCATATAGACTGATGAATGGTGATGCACTGATCCGGCTTGTAGATGACAAGTGTGATGAGCTGATGCTGGCAGTTCTCTTGCTAGCAGGCCTATCATTGATTCTTCACTGCAGCACGTCTGGAAAACTCGATTATAGTAGTGAGCAACCTGGGAGCTATGTTCGATAAGGTTTAGACTTGCAAGTCTGGTGAACCTCCCCGTTTATATGGGTTTGATGGTGACTATTTGTGATACTTCAGAAACTGAAAGCGAGAGCTCAGTCTTTCATTTGATCATTCTATGCGCATTCGTGCTCTGGTCAATTCCAATTCTAGAAGTAGCTACTCTTACTGGCTGCACAAGTCTATCGTCGCAAGAATGGTTCAATGGGAGAGTCGCTGAACAACAACTATTAAATCGTCACGCCCATGATAACAgctgcaaatatttttttttccgaaatcAGCTGCAAATATTGTGTGCCCTCTAATTGTCTCGATCGTGTCAGCGAGCTATGCGATTGCTCCTGAATTTCATGAATGACGATCATGAAAGTATACCTCGCAGGTACGGTGGCCATTATGTAATTAGGAAGATGAGGGCTATGCTATCATCTCATCTCACAGAAGAAAGAAATTATGTTGCGAAAGTACACATCACGTTGCCGAGCCCATCGTGGCCCAAAAAGAAGCTGTTGGTGATCGTGGCTGAAGGAGCCATTTCCCGCCATCCTTGTTGCAGAGAGAAACATTAATCCTCAAATTTCCCAAAATAAAAACGGAGGAAGAGAGGACAATGGACTCTAGATGCCTTGACGAAAAGAAAGCACTGACGTAATAATAGCATGTGCACGATTTGCTAAGTAACTACCGTTTAAGCAGGACCGAGTAACTAGAAACGATTAGGAATTGATCAATCCTTCACAAACTCCGAAAAGAGGGGGAAATTACAGTGATAGGAGCTGTTACCAGAAAGATCACCTATATTTGTTCCAAAGATCAACACCAAATTTCTTGACGAGACTGTAGCATGTCCGTTTCAGCATTTCTTGCCATCCTTGTGTATGAAAGACGATGATTGCCAGGATTGTTTACTTAAACAGCATTTGAGCCCCCTGCTATATGAAATCTCAACGATTTGCTAAGTGTATGTGAGTTtgtgagagtttaatctgcaGCTGTCCGTCCTTTATGCTTACTGCCTCCGTCCACAAATATAAGGGATTCTATATGCACTTGGAATCCCTTATATTTGTGGATCCATGCTAAGTTTTCCATCATTTCCCAAAAGGAGTAAGCAAGGAAagagaggacgaggaagataaGCACCGCTCCTGTAATCCAGTTCGGTCCTTCAGATGGAGTTTAAATGACAGCATGAATGCCTTCACAGGAATGCACTGACTGGTTACTGTTACCAATGTACACTGTACTACCCGACTTTATCATGGCCACACCTGCTCCAGCAAAAGTTTGAGCAGGAGCCACGAGGCAGTAATAAAACTCGATTAGGATCCGTCAATCCATCATAAACGCCGAAAAGAGAGAAATTACAAGTGAATTGTACAGGTACCTGCTACCAGAAAGATCACTGAAATTTATTCCAATAGGAATCAAGCAACCAATAGGGACTTGAACTGGGTGATATTTGCCTTACAGGCACAGCTACACTACATGTACTAGCCCGGAGGGATATATAGCAGAACAAGCAGTGATAAGCAGCCTTAGTACATTACCGCTGCAAACAGACGACGAGATCTGCTGCTACCTGAAAAGTCACCGTACAATGGCCGACAGAGGCTCATGCCTGTGGCGGTGGCTTGGCGATGACGACGGGGAAGTCGATGACGACCACCTTCTCGAGTGCGGCCATGAACGTGGCGGCGAACGCGGCGTGCTTCTCGTGGGCCATGTAGGCGGTGAGGTCGTCGGCGGAGGCGAAGGTGAGCGAGAAGACGTGTGTGAAGCCCTGCGTCAGCATCTCCTGGTTCAGCACGTCCTTCCCCCTGCAACAACAGTTTCAATGTtcattcatccattcatggAGGCCATGAACGCATTGCAATCGGCAGTAAGCATGTGATGAATCGTGATCCTGGACATGGCAATTATTCAGTAAAGCACTATGTGCAGCCTCTGAAAGTCTGAAGAAGTTGGGGCAGACACTTATGTGCTGAATGACTGATAAAAAGTTTGCTTCTAGTACGTACGTGTTACTACTACTTGAGCATGCAGTGCAGTGTAAGCTTCACGAAAGGAAAACAGAAAGGTGAAGGCAAAGGCAGCTCCATCATGGGATGAGTGTACCACTCGAAGGATTTGACCATGTCCATCTGGGCGGCAAGGTCGGCCATGCCTTTGAGGATGTCCTCCACCACGACGCCCTCCTTGAACTTCACCAGGCACAGGTGCTTCACCTCCGCCATGGCACTCCCTCGCTCCTCTTCCAGTGAGTGGCTTTGCAGAACGAGAGGTGTGGATGGATCATGGCGCCAAGATGCCGCCCAATTTAAGTGCGCTGGGGCACCGACAGGGATCACTGTAAAGCTTATTACCCCCACTGGACTGAATCATTGCGGCACAGTAAACACGACGCACTATTGCGTTCGGCCCAGAGCAGAAGGCAAAATGAAAACCATCACCGCTGCCTCAGCTGCTGGTTTGAGAGCACGCTGACGCGGTTAGATCTGGGGTGACTCATCATTTTGATTGGACCGACCGACATGGGCGTACGACGCTGCGTGGGCAGCCATATGcatcctgctcctgctcctgctcctgctctccTCTCTCTGCTCTCTGCCGCTTGAGGTCCATCCAAGATTGGGTTTGCTTTCATCAGAGATTTCATAGTCATAGGGATCTGATCTTCTGGCCTTT
This portion of the Setaria viridis chromosome 7, Setaria_viridis_v4.0, whole genome shotgun sequence genome encodes:
- the LOC117864306 gene encoding uncharacterized protein gives rise to the protein MVSASSLLLPSSVRDLASCVSDGAVRVACTTPASTLVASVGAAGSSSPATISVTATYHACTSPPLLLRLTWAHSPVGPPTLSFAGPTASSPAVPLRRRKGTRSLPSSSDDHHHPPLALFWDLTAAKYASDSSPEPVSGFYFVAVANAEVVLAVGDLAAEFVKTKFEGQIPKARFLPVARADRVVAAPNAMHAARVRFAEGAPEHEVTVGCTTTSGGGGEELWVSVDGKRTVHARRLRWNFRGNQTVFVDGAPVDVLWDLHGWWFRDPPGSAVVMLRARSALESRLWLEEEAAAPGFALVVQALRAPP
- the LOC117864308 gene encoding stress-response A/B barrel domain-containing protein At5g22580 → MAEVKHLCLVKFKEGVVVEDILKGMADLAAQMDMVKSFEWGKDVLNQEMLTQGFTHVFSLTFASADDLTAYMAHEKHAAFAATFMAALEKVVVIDFPVVIAKPPPQA